The following coding sequences are from one Buchnera aphidicola (Melaphis rhois) window:
- a CDS encoding IscS subfamily cysteine desulfurase, with translation MKLPIYLDYAATTPMEPQVMKKMQQFLTLEGTFGNPASRSHQFGWKAEEAVDIARHQISELINADFREIIFTSGATESNNLAIKGVSDFYKRKGNHIITSKTEHKSVLDTCRYLENKGMRVTYLTPLKNGIIDLLQLKKKICKNTILISIMHVNNETGVIQDIKSISDICKYYGILFHVDATQGIGKLHINLKKLKIDLMSFSAHKIYGPKGIGGLYVRRKPRVRLSAQIHGGGHERGMRSGTLPVHQIVGMGMAYYLAKKNIDNDYLYLTKLRNDLWNGLKDIEEVYLNSNLNNGSPHILNVSFNYVEGESLIMALKDIAISSGSACTSASLEPSYVLRALGLKDELAHSSIRFSIGRFTTKLEIEYTIKIVHTAIDRLRNLSPLWEMFKSGIDLDTVKWTHD, from the coding sequence ATGAAACTTCCAATTTATTTAGATTATGCTGCAACTACACCAATGGAACCTCAAGTAATGAAAAAAATGCAACAATTTTTAACATTAGAAGGTACATTTGGAAACCCAGCTTCTCGCTCACATCAATTTGGATGGAAGGCTGAAGAAGCAGTAGATATTGCAAGACATCAAATTTCCGAATTAATTAACGCAGATTTTCGAGAAATAATTTTTACTTCAGGTGCTACTGAATCTAATAATTTAGCAATTAAAGGTGTTTCTGATTTTTATAAAAGAAAAGGAAATCATATTATTACAAGTAAAACAGAACACAAATCAGTATTGGATACTTGTAGATATTTAGAAAATAAGGGAATGCGTGTGACGTATCTTACTCCATTAAAAAATGGAATAATTGATTTATTACAACTAAAAAAAAAGATTTGTAAGAATACTATACTTATTTCTATTATGCATGTGAATAATGAAACTGGTGTAATACAAGATATCAAAAGTATATCTGATATTTGTAAATATTATGGAATTTTGTTTCATGTTGATGCTACTCAAGGCATAGGTAAATTACACATTAATCTTAAAAAATTAAAAATAGATTTAATGTCTTTTTCTGCTCATAAAATTTATGGCCCTAAAGGCATTGGAGGATTATATGTGCGACGTAAACCTCGTGTAAGATTATCTGCTCAGATTCATGGAGGAGGACATGAAAGAGGTATGAGATCAGGTACTCTTCCTGTACATCAAATTGTAGGTATGGGCATGGCATATTATCTTGCAAAAAAAAATATCGATAATGATTATTTATATTTAACTAAATTACGAAACGATTTATGGAATGGACTTAAAGATATTGAAGAAGTATATTTAAATAGCAATCTTAATAATGGATCTCCTCATATATTAAATGTTAGTTTTAATTATGTGGAAGGTGAATCCTTAATTATGGCACTAAAAGATATAGCTATATCATCAGGTTCAGCATGTACTTCCGCTAGTTTAGAGCCTTCATATGTATTGCGTGCATTAGGTTTAAAAGATGAACTAGCACACAGTTCTATTCGCTTTTCTATTGGACGTTTTACTACTAAATTAGAAATAGAGTATACTATTAAAATAGTACATACAGCTATTGATCGTTTGAGAAATTTATCACCTTTATGGGAAATGTTTAAATCAGGAATTGATTTGGACACTGTAAAATGGACACATGATTGA